In Aspergillus nidulans FGSC A4 chromosome II, a single window of DNA contains:
- a CDS encoding uncharacterized protein (transcript_id=CADANIAT00004451) — MITIASISVGSSIFFTLALLIISVLVLLLLRRFLTLRATPAYLSIPVFLALALPASVVLLVPIDLASSSRDKGDRPNAIWLPERLLLVSWRIAYWLIFVLTWAILPLLGEYIDSGHRDGKARIQYSVRSNARYQMIVLGCATVGLIYISIQNGFEFSTIKALAMALAYVWGLVLAIYLMGHGLVSIPRTLFRNASASGRLRRLQSHAPLMHDRLMDAINDLETLEAQVSQLQSRKTGTARDFQDWIDELAETSTPPELRSGLLEPASSPSTVPAVITERYLADLTRRLQRARHQKARFVDAWDRLIYTAADLQAIINSSASKKLEFTHQSQRSACLAQSKFLTPYMRYQLYTNVYPNLRLAFGALFAAASVCVVWSELIKSIAPRLSVVTMSIVSYHERPAPVGFGRQVIASMWLMYMCSAALVGVNDAKVWGNRALVRRNTYGESACWYASLVARLTVPIAYNFLTFLPKNVRESTTFYRFLGQWIDLTPLGKGFDYFFPVAILIPIGATMFNLYGRVRNICGFGLIEEDDDDLENNPSGYGIGGWREGRELIERELSGLGSLGLSARNERSPRRPINADGNTQAYSSSRTPLTDASRPSRSIRSAVASTSVVQEEDEDENFFQSFAHRVRNTIETAGRPQWLQNDSFRLPRWMSNDGNDGNNGLARWFGGRPANGGKSKYMQNKHDTSRPKSPSELSRHDAYGGMSASTIRWEYSPIASTCQVFRWMGFCCTSLGETCAFYLDYITASLPPSLHSLHHKFLLPLISRPALPSTPLLRALSSPSDWASYYSTDYNKLSAALTLVTCAIALVVMSWRNLWRRPAPPHQSTNTGERPYTYLTPDDIVDPPSRLYKEEDDSEPDKLILNHRKVTYELHFPPYSINDGTLSIGQLRQAAAEVTRTADPNRIKLLYKGKLLDDDSLPCRAEGLKQQSEILCVVSEVQSGTRTPSDVSSIGRTSEETPRLSSLNISEITPRSDGSKKNKRKKKNKGKKKSKADSDDNESSTPAQRPQPTSSSDGGSRYALPPPAPNLNTFPTPLGQVQGLTAYFRKEIVPLCNRYITDPPQDEKTRDFEHKKLGETILAQVMIKADSIEVVDDETRSARRALIKEAQSTLNQVDAVAKA; from the exons ATGATCACGATAGCCAGTATATCAGTGGGCTCCAGCATCTTCTTCACTTTAGCCCTCCTTATAATCTCCGTGCTTGTGCTGCTACTCCTCCGACGGTTCCTGACTCTGCGAGCGACGCCGGCATATTTATCCATCCCCGtctttcttgcgcttgctcTTCCCGCCAGTGTAGTTCTTCTAGTACCCATTGACCTGGCCTCGAGCTCCCGTGACAAGGGCGACCGTCCCAACGCGATATGGCTTCCTGAACGCCTTCTTTTGGTCTCCTGGCGCATCGCCTACTGGTTGATCTTCGTCCTCACCTG GGCCATTCTTCCATTACTAGGTGAATATATCGACTCCGGACACCGCGATGGCAAAGCCCGTATTCAATATTCCGTCCGTTCCAACGCACGATATCAGATGATCGTCCTAGGATGTGCGACTGTGGGCCTTATCTACATTTCCATTCAGAATGGGTTTGAGTTCTCTACCATCAAAGCCCTCGCCATGGCCCTGGCTTATGTGTGGGGTCTCGTCCTTGCAATCTACCTAATGGGACATGGTTTGGTTTCTATACCTCGTACACTCTTTCGCAATGCAAGTGCCAGTGGCAGATTACGGAGGCTCCAGTCTCATGCACCGTTAATGCATGATCGCCTGATGGATGCCATTAATGATCTGGAGACCCTCGAGGCCCAGGTATCGCAACTGCAGTCTCGAAAGACCGGGACGGCCCGCGACTTTCAGGATTggattgatgagcttgccGAAACCTCAACTCCTCCGGAGCTTCGGTCTGGACTTCTGGAGCCCGCCAGCAGTCCTAGCACAGTCCCAGCGGTGATTACGGAACGCTATCTAGCGGACTTGACTAGACGCCTTCAACGCGCTAGGCATCAAAAAGCTCGCTTCGTTGATGCATGGGATCGTTTAATCTACACCGCTGCCGATCTGCAGGCGATCATTAACTCCTCCGCATCGAAGAAGCTTGAGTTCACTCATCAATCTCAGCGCTCCGCCTGCCTTGCGCAATCCAAGTTCCTCACTCCCTATATGCGGTACCAACTGTATACGAATGTGTACCCAAACTTACGACTAGCCTTTGGAGCGCTCTTTGCAGCAGCCTCGGTGTGCGTCGTATGGTCCGAGTTAATTAAGTCGATAGCACCCCGGTTATCTGTGGTGACCATGTCCATTGTCTCGTATCATGAGAGACCAGCGCCGGTCGGATTTGGACGACAAGTCATTGCCTCTATGTGGCTAATGTATATGTGCTCTGCGGCATTGGTTGGAGTTAATGATGCGAAAGTATGGGGTAACCGAGCATTGGTGCGTCGAAATACGTACGGCGAAAGTGCATGTTGGTATGCAAGTTTAGTTGCTCGGCTTACTGTGCCAATTGCATATAACTTCTTGACATTCTTACCGAAGAACGTCCGAGAAAGCACAACATTCTACCGTTTTCTCGGCCAGTGGATTGATTTAACGCCACTTGGAAAAGGCTTCGATTACTTCTTCCCAGTTGCTATCCTAATTCCCATTGGGGCTACCATGTTCAACCTTTACGGCCGCGTTAGGAACATCTGTGGCTTTGGCCtcattgaagaggatgacgatgatctgGAAAATAATCCCAGCGGTTATGGGATAGGCGGCTGGCGAGAAGGTCGCGAGCTGATTGAACGGGAGCTCAGTGGTCTTGGCTCCCTCGGGCTTTCCGCACGCAATGAGCGATCTCCCCGACGTCCAATCAATGCGGATGGGAATACGCAAGCGTACTCTTCCTCGCGCACGCCCTTGACCGATGCGTCGCGCCCATCTAGGTCTATCCGGAGCGCCGTTGCCAGCACTTCAGTCGTgcaagaagaggatgaggacgagaatTTTTTTCAGTCTTTCGCACATCGTGTGAGAAACACGATTGAGACCGCAGGCCGGCCGCAGTGGCTCCAGAACGATTCGTTTCGATTGCCCCGATGGATGAGCAATGATGGCAACGATGGTAACAATGGTCTAGCCCGATGGTTCGGCGGCCGCCCTGCCAATGGAGGC AAAAGCAAATATATGCAGAACAAGCACGATACTTCTCGGCCGAAGTCACCATCGGAACTATCCCGTCACGATGCTTATGGTGGTATGAGTGCTTCCACTATTCGTTGGGAATACAGCCCCATTGCCAGCACATGTCAAGTTTTCAGATGGATGGGATTCTGTTGT ACCTCTCTGGGCGAGACGTGTGCTTTTTATCTGGATtacatcaccgccagccTGCCCCCTTCGTTACACTCTCTCCACCATAAATTCCTCTTGCCCCTCATCTCACGCCCCGCCCTCCCATCGACGCCCCTGCTGCGCGCCCTCTCCTCACCGTCTGACTGGGCTTCATATTACAGCACCGACTACAACAAACTTTCCGCCGCTCTTACGCTTGTCACTTGCGCAATTGCCCTTGTGGTCATGTCTTGGCGCAACCTCTGGCGTCGTCCCGCACCCCCTCACCAGTCGACGAATACCGGCGAGCGACCCTATACCTACCTCACGCCGGATGACATTGTCGACCCGCCCTCTCGTCTGTataaagaggaggatgactcTGAACCGGATAAGCTTATTCTGAACCACCGCAAGGTAACCTACGAACTGCATTTCCCGCCGTACTCTATCAACGATGGCACCCTGAGCATTGGCCAGCTGCGGCAGGCCGCGGCAGAGGTCACGCGTACCGCCGATCCTAACCGCATCAAACTGCTTTACAAGGGCAAGCTCCTAGATGATGACTCGCTGCCATGTCGTGCAGAGGGCCTCAAGCAACAGTCCGAGATTCTGTGTGTTGTTTCAGAAGTACAGTCCGGTACTAGGACTCCTAGCGATGTATCCTCTATTGGGCGGACGAGCGAAGAAACTCCGCGATTGTCATCACTAAACATCAGCGAGATCACGCCCAGGTCAGAtggaagcaagaagaacaagcgcaagaagaagaacaaggggaagaagaagtccAAAGCCGACTCTGACGATAACGAGTCATCAACGCCCGCTCAGCGCCCACAACCTACTTCATCTTCTGACGGCGGCAGCCGTTACGCCTTACCACCGCCAGCACCAAACCTGAACACCTTCCCCACTCCGCTTGGGCAGGTACAAGGTCTGACCGCATATTTCCGCAAAGAGATCGTCCCGCTCTGTAATCGGTACATCACGGATCCGCCGCAGGATGAGAAAACTCGTGATTTTGAACACAAGAAGCTCGGCGAGACCATTCTGGCACAAGTCATGATTAAGGCGGACTCCATTGAAGTTGTGGACGACGAGACTCGGAGTGCGCGAAGGGCCCTGATTAAAGAGGCCCAGTCTACGCTTAATCAGGTCGATGCGGTGGCAAAGGCCTGA
- a CDS encoding uncharacterized protein (transcript_id=CADANIAT00004452) — MNPANFPNVNGGMSAGVKPPGQMQGVPKADMQHILNNVAQMLQSQGPWSGWRAEVSVRDRTFKVHQMITSLRLIQPQIELRNAAQAAMSFEVKAFKEAATKADYDREFNDKLVHIRDTRARHAAAMQGGMMQQGPPTGMIGVGQSPFSQQLSRSMQPSPMPGQQQMQMSMNNPGQQAAVQQRQQQPQQPQAMLQQQRPQQRLGGAAALNDDLNSLTPQEYENVCRIATQILQKTSPEDMNKIKMNLQNMSPDQKVYLSKKGMDPITYFFRCQAMNHIRRVKRSRLEMSRNNQNNGGDSANNLMGDPMINPQQQRQMFQNMVNMPQRNHSFSMGNQQTLDPSAFIGNVENIQGQQADGLRSQEAGQLVVPASSSQMNQQSFNATQNMFPVGQQLGQGNQVNMNNAGISPQFLTQQHLPNAQPGPQDRPQQATQFQSQPQTTQAQRVQAAQKAQMAMSQANMQQPITQSPAMPMLNRPIAAPGQMSPAQAAAQVHPSSRQPSTKQLPANVQPMGTQQGIQNRPPMPANFPPHIQEQLARMTPEQRNAFFLNQQRRMMASNPALARQNAVQPNMAMQQGIPQPGQSQHMINGQMVNPQNMRASMDMQQQFASLGGAQQPNQMIPGQQMTVQQRQQQLQQQQQLHQFQLLRQQAGSNMEMTPEEISRMDNMPFPPAIFNNNPNAASIPKNIKTWGQLKQLAAASPQLLGGLDHQKLMTYQKFHLAQILKETSNRNPEQKGQPSWASPNFQGQPQPFMNAQQFQPGQQQAQFPMPHMRQITPQELQIARQRLGAQVQSLSDEQLSELLRQRHMQAVQARAAQALANQQNQKSQVHVPSVPPQVKPEQQAQHQVPQQIAQNQAIKTQAVSPSKAAKGPAPKQTPPTAKRKLQNEEMAIGQASPIQNSNQPAISQTLPVTAPSRPAMPFTREQLAAMTPQQRMQIEAHLRRQQGQARGTISRAAAEKAWSNLPESIRQLYNELGKNAPEDKPVAVTPEQRAAMNQQLRDCTDYLGRMDALVQFIAKVPGQEKNLRSLLGMRIQLMRQFKPSPDWALNDQFTITPEYLIGTTNYIKKLFHHMIARVNQQQNQGPGQRVGMSQGPNPQQTNQNMPPLNASNLQQLQQQEEALQRARRASSQTAPSGAIPAAPFGAPSPQGVPHAYGPGSIPPQELKLPPPKRRKQSHPSTTPVSGTSGAKAQANKQAAAEARPINGAFKCSVPECQYHYQGFGSQGDLDKHVEESHKAEEPIENALQFALQCFSTLVKDEQKPDSQGLTKGFGFATALPAKQEVKAEGATPVSGATPMGRVSSQVAAKPASPASSQQLTPVRGATKGSGSMSVKPTLSEDGKRDSRKTAEQDPASMAKDLWADSAISFDAIRDAFGNLSDDHDLDLGVMDEFLNAEMFNGTQDTPDSVETGVVTQTPKDGEVLKNDEGVNKDSDATDGSWIPADWCRLPGRFEEPLLKDEVCKEIDWDMIDLKGGTLSADDNGIAIYAM; from the exons ATGAACCCCGCAAATTTCCCCAATGTCAATGGGGGCATGAGCGCCGGAGTGAAGCCCCCGGGCCAGATGCAAGGTGTTCCCAAAGCCGACATGCAACATATCCTTAACAATGTTGCTCAGATGTTACAGAGTCAGGGCCCTTGGAGTGGCTGGAGGGCGGAGGTTTCGGTCAGAGACCGGACATTTAAAGTACATCAGAT GATCACCTCTCTTCGCTTAATACAACCCCAAATCGAGCTACGAAATGCCGCACAAGCGGCTATGTCATTCGAGGTCAAGGCGTTCAAAGAAGCCGCTACCAAG GCCGATTACGATAGAGAGTTTAACGACAAACTCGTCCATATTCGAGACACAAGAGCTAGACACGCCGCGGCGATGCAGGGAGGCATGATGCAACAAGGGCCGCCGACCGGAATGATAGGGGTTGGGCAATCGCCATTCTCACAGCAGTTGTCTCGATCAATGCAGCCGTCCCCAATGCCTGGTCAACAGCAGATGCAAATGAGCATGAACAATCCGGGTCAACAGGCAGCCGTTCAACAGcgccagcaacagccgcagcagccacaaGCAATgcttcagcaacagcgccCGCAGCAACGGCTCGGAGGTGCTGCCGCGCTTAACGACGATCTGAATTCTCTAACGCCCCAAGAATATGAGAACGTCTGTCGCATTGCGACCCAAATTCTTCAAAAGACATCCCCTGAGGATATGAACAAGATCAAAATGAACTTGCAAAATATGAGCCCGGATCAGAAGGTTTACCTCTCCAAGAAAGGCATGGATCCCATTACATATTTCTTTCGATGCCAAGCTATGAATCATATTCGTCGAGTCAAACGTTCACGCCTGGAGATGAGTCGGAATAATCAGAACAATGGGGGAGACTCTGCGAATAATTTAATGGGTGATCCTATGATCAACCCTCAGCAACAACGGCAGATGTTTCAAAACATGGTGAACATGCCTCAGAGAAATCATTCGTTTTCCATGGGTAACCAGCAGACACTCGATCCTTCGGCGTTTATCGGTAACGTCGAAAATATTCAGGGTCAACAGGCTGACGGACTACGCTCTCAAGAAGCTGGCCAGCTTGTCGTCCCCGCTAGCTCGTCCCAAATGAATCAACAGTCATTTAACGCAACCCAAAATATGTTTCCGGTGGGGCAACAACTTGGCCAGGGCAATCAGGTCAATATGAACAATGCTGGAATCAGTCCACAATTTCTGACACAACAACATCTACCAAACGCTCAACCAGGTCCGCAGGATCGGCCTCAACAAGCAACCCAATTTCAGTCACAGCCTCAAACAACACAGGCACAACGTGTACAAGCGGCTCAGAaagcgcaaatggccatgtCACAGGCGAATATGCAACAACCAATAACCCAGAGCCCAGCGATGCCCATGTTAAATCGCCCAATTGCGGCCCCGGGACAAATGTCTCCTGCACAGGCTGCAGCCCAAGTCCACCCATCTTCGAGACAACCGAGTACGAAACAACTTCCAGCCAATGTCCAGCCCATGGGCACACAGCAGGGAATCCAAAATCGTCCCCCGATGCCCGCGAATTTCCCACCGCACATCCAGGAGCAGCTGGCTCGAATGACCCCCGAACAGCGGAAtgctttcttcctcaaccagcaaCGTCGTATGATGGCAAGCAACCCAGCTCTGGCCAGACAGAATGCCGTCCAGCCTAACATGGCGATGCAGCAGGGCATACCACAACCCGGCCAAAGTCAACATATGATTAACGGTCAGATGGTTAACCCTCAGAACATGCGAGCTTCAATggatatgcagcagcagtttgCGTCGTTGGGCGGTGCCCAACAACCGAACCAGATGATTCCCGGGCAACAAATGACCGTTCAAcaacggcagcagcagcttcagcaacaacagcagcttcatcagttccagcttcttcgccaACAAGCCGGGTCCAATATGGAAATGACACCCGAAGAGATTAGTCGTATGGATAATATGCCTTTTCCTCCGGCAATCTTCAATAACAACCCAAATGCGGCATCAATACCTAAAAACATCAAAACTTGGGGCCAGTTAAAACAACTGGCAGCAGCGAGTCCGCAGCTTCTAGGTGGATTGGATCACCAGAAACTGATGACGTATCAGAAATTTCATCTGGCTCAGATTTTAAAGGAGACTAGCAATAGAAACCCTGAGCAGAAGGGCCAGCCTTCTTGGGCGTCCCCAAACTTCCAGGGCCAGCCTCAGCCGTTTATGAATGCTCAACAGTTCCAGCCCGGACAGCAACAAGCACAATTTCCTATGCCGCACATGCGGCAGATCACACCACAAGAACTCCAAATTGCTCGTCAGCGCTTGGGTGCGCAAGTGCAGTCTCTCAGTGACGAGCAATTGAGCGAGCTCCTCCGGCAAAGGCATATGCAGGCGGTCCAGGCCCGAGCAGCCCAGGCTCTTGCAAACCAGCAGAATCAGAAGTCACAAGTGCATGTACCATCCGTCCCGCCCCAAGTCAAGCCGGAacaacaagctcagcatcaAGTACCGCAGCAAATCGCACAGAATCAAGCGATCAAAACGCAGGCTGTATCTCCTTCCAAGGCCGCCAAAGGGCCAGCCCCCAAGCAGACACCACCAACGGCGAAGAGAAAGTTACAAAATGAAGAAATGGCCATTGGTCAGGCTTCTCCTATCCAGAACTCGAATCAGCCTGCGATTTCCCAAACCTTGCCGGTGACAGCACCTTCCAGGCCGGCCATGCCGTTTACCCGAGAGCAGTTAGCAGCAATGACGCCGCAACAGCGGATGCAAATAGAGGCTCATCTCCGTCGACAGCAAGGTCAAGCACGTGGTACAATCAgtagagctgctgcagagaaggcGTGGAGTAATTTACCCGAGAGTATTCGACAGTTGTATAATGAGCTCGGCAAGAATGCCCCAGAGGACAAGCCAGTTGCTGTTACGCCGGAGCAAAGGGCCGCAATGAATCAACAACTTCGGGATTGTACAGACTATCTGGGAAGGATGGATGCGCTAGTTCAGTTCATTGCGAAAGTCCCCGGGCAAGAGAAAAATCTGCGAAGCTTGCTAGGAATG CGTATTCAACTGATGCGCCAATTTAAGCCCAGTCCGGATTGGGCATTGAACGATCAATTCACGATCACTCCGGAATATTTGATCGGCACTACTAATTACATCAAGAAACTGTTCCATCATATGATCGCGCGCGTCAACCAACAGCAAAACCAAGGGCCCGGGCAGCGGGTCGGCATGTCTCAGGGACCTAATCCACAACAGACAAATCAGAACATGCCCCCGCTCAACGCGAGCaatcttcagcagcttcagcaacaagaagaggCCCTTCAGCGGGCCCGCAGAGCGTCAAGTCAAACCGCTCCATCAGGGGCTATCCCGGCAGCGCCATTCGGGGCGCCCTCCCCACAGGGCGTTCCCCATGCTTATGGACCCGGGAGTATACCACCCCAGGAACTTAAGCTTCCTCCCCCAAAGCGGAGAAAGCAATCGCATCCGAGTACTACCCCTGTCTCTGGTACGTCAGGGGCCAAGGCACAAGCGAACAAACAGGCGGCAGCCGAAGCCAGGCCAATCAATGGCGCTTTCAAGTGTTCGGTTCCCGAGTGTCAATATCACTACCAAGGGTTTGGCAGCCAGGGAGATCTTGACAAGCACGTTGAAGAAAGTCATAAGGCTGAGGAACCCATCGAGAATGCCCTCCAATTCGCGCTTCAATGCTTCAGTACTCTGGTTAAGGATGAACAAAAGCCTGATTCTCAGGGTTTGACGAAGGGATTCGGCTTCGCTACGGCACTGCCAGCGAAGCAGGAAGTGAAGGCCGAGGGAGCGACACCTGTTTCCGGGGCGACACCTATGGGACGAGTCTCGAGCCAGGTGGCCGCGAAgcctgcttctccagcgTCCAGTCAGCAGCTAACTCCAGTTCGCGGAGCGACCAAAGGTTCTGGCTCGATGTCTGTTAAACCTACACTGAGCGAAGATGGCAAGAGAGATTCGAGGAAAACGGCGGAGCAGGACCCAGCATCCATGGCAAAAGATTTGTGGGCAGACAGCGCCATTTCTTTTGACGCAATTCGTGATGCATTTGGCAATTTGAGTGATGATCATGATTTGGACCTTGGTGTGATGGACGAATTCCTCAACGCTGAGATGTTTAACGGTACCCAGGATACGCCGGACTCAGTGGAAACCGGCGTCGTTACCCAGACTCCCAAGGACGgcgaggtgctgaagaatgatgaAGGGGTCAACAAAGACTCAGATGCCACAGACGGAAGTTGGATTCCTGCAGATTGGTGCCGCCTGCCGGGTCGgttcgaagagcctttaTTAAAGGATGAAGTGTGTAAAGAGATCGATTGGGATATGATTGATCTCAAAGGTGGAACACTAAGCGCTGACGACAATGGTATTGCCATATATGCCATGTAA
- a CDS encoding putative nucleotide-sugar transporter (transcript_id=CADANIAT00004453): protein MASKAVIPFLVTMMLVTGVCNTILNKYQDMQCVRNCDSPDPKDHHLFEQPVIQTIQMFIGEMGCWLVVLMSHLYKRHLAPRLFQDQSPLLAGGYRPVNVVDGDDEDQTIEGHNDNIDPSKPLRLPDGRIPLRGLRTFLLAAPACCDIAGTTLMNVGLLFVAASIYQMTRGALVLFVGLFSVLFLHRKLYLYQWLALCVVVLGVALVGLAGALFGDNQGHDITQETVAAAVRSATTEVGATAQTPEAVRAVVGVLLIAAAQIFTASQFVLEEWILENYAMEPLQVVGWEGIFGFSVTVIGSIILYLGVGRTEAGRYGYFDAREGWHQVFTHKAVAISSVLIMISIGGFNFFGLSVTRTVSATSRSTIDTCRTLFIWLVSLGLGWETFKWLQVAGFALLVYGTFLFNDIVRPPLKACLPREGRGRVLLPEDPIEHN, encoded by the exons ATGGCGAGCAAGGCGGTCATACCTTTTCTTGTCACGATGATGCTTGTGACAGGAGTGTGCAATACCATTCTCAATAAGTACCAG GACATGCAATGTGTCAGAAACTGTGACTCGCCGGATCCTAAAGACCATCATCTTTTTGAACAACCAGTTATTCAGAC TATTCAGATGTTTATCGGGGAGATGGGCTGTTGGCTTGTTGTCCTCATGTCCCATCTATATAAACGGCACCTCGCTCCTCGACTTTTCCAGGACCAGTCGCCTCTGCTAGCCGGCGGCTATCGCCCAGTGAACGTCGTCGATGGAGATGACGAAGATCAAACAATTGAAGGACACAATGATAACATTGACCCGTCGAAACCTTTACGACTGCCAGACGGCCGCATACCACTTCGTGGCCTGAGGACATTTCTCCTTGCAGCACCGGCATGCTGTGATATTGCGGGCACTACTCTTATGAACGTCGGTCTGCTGTTCGTGGCTGCAAGTATATACCAGATGACTCGCGGAGCCTTGGTTCTATTTGTCGGTCTTTTCAGCGTCCTGTTCCTTCACCGTAAACTATACTTGTACCAATGGCTAGCACTTTGCGTGGTGGTTCTTGGTGTTGCGTTGGTCGGTCTTGCGGGTGCGCTGTTTGGCGACAACCAGGGTCATGATATTACTCAAGAAACTGTAGCAGCAGCTGTTCGATCCGCAACAACCGAAGTCGGAGCAACCGCACAGACCCCGGAAGCTGTGAGAGCTGTTGTGGGTGTACTCCTTATCGCCGCAGCTCAGATATTCACTGCTTCTCAATTCGTCCTCGAGGAATGGATACTAGAGAACTATGCCATGGAGCCGCTCCAAGTCGTTGGCTGGGAAGGTATCTTCGGATTTTCTGTGACTGTCATCGGGTCCATTATCCTGTACCTAGGCGTGGGACGTACGGAAGCAGGACGGTACGGATATTTTGACGCGAGGGAGGGTTGGCACCAGGTGTTCACCCACAAGGCTGTAGCCATCTCGAGCGTCCTGATCATGATCAGCATTGG TGGCTTTAACTTCTTCGGCCTCTCGGTCACCAGAACCGTATCCGCTACATCCCGCAGCACGATCGATACCTGCCGTACCCTCTTCATCTGGCTGGTATCGCTAGGTCTAGGGTGGGAAACCTTTAAATGGCTGCAGGTAGCTGGGTTCGCTCTGCTTGTTTATGGAACATTCTTGTTCAACGATATCGTCCGCCCACCGCTGAAGGCTTGCCTTCCTAGAGAAGGTAGAGGAAGGGTTCTTCTGCCTGAGGATCCCATTGAGCACAATTAG